The DNA segment TCAGCTTCCCCTGCACTTGTTGGAGCCCAGGGAGATGCAGTAGCCCCAGTCTCACCAGTTATATTAGTATTTGAGGCAGCTAGAGACACAGGACCTCTAGCACCTGTTGTTCCGCCATTAGAGACTGGGGAGCAGGGGATGAGGGAGGCAGTTCAGTTGCTGACTAGGAGGGTTTCTATTAATGAGCGACAACTAGAGTCAGGAACAGATGCCCGGAGAGATCGGACAGGAAGCTCGATGGTACGAGAGTTTCTTCACTTGTCCCCTCCATTATTTACAGGATCCAATTCCACTGAAGATCCCCAGGACTTTATAAACCAAATGTATAGAGTATTGAGGGTGATGCATGCCTCCATCACCAAGGCTGTGGAGTTGGCTTCTTTTCGACTACGTGATGTAGTCGTCCTATGGTATGAGGCATGGGAGAGATCTAGAGGACCTGATACTCCGCCAGCAGAGTGGGAGGATTTCTCTGAGGCTTTTTTAGCCCATTATTTGCCACGGGAGGTTCAGGAGGCCCGTCTTGACCAGTTAGCCTGAAGTAGGGGGATATGAGTGTGAGGGATTATAGCCATAAGTTTAATTCTTTGGCGAGGTATGCACCAGATATTGTACGTACCATGAGGGCTAAAGTTCATCATTATGTGGATGGTTTGGGGGATCATCTGATTAGAGACTGTAGGGTAGCATCCCTATCGGATGATGTAAATATTTCCCGCATACAGGCTTTTGCTCAGATTACAGAGGACCTTTCCCGTCGGATTCGTGATACTCGCAGGGATATGGAGCAGAGTAAGAGGGCTCGTACTATGGGGTCTTATAAGGATCCATAGGGTGATTTCAAGTCCCCACTCTATCGATATCCACCTCGATCAGCAGGTAGTTTCCCACCGCAGATGCAGGGCCAGCGGTTTGATCGTTATATTCAGTCAGGACCAGGGCAGAGCTCAGGCCAGCCTGAGAGCCATCGACAGGAGCGTTCCGCACAAATGAGACAGCTTATTCCTCCATGTACTCAGTGCAGTAAGCTGCACATCGGGCAGTGTAGACAGGGTTCGAGTGCATGTTATCATTATGGGCAGACAGGACATTTTATTAGCCAGTGCCCGGGGTTAGGCAGAGGTGCACTAGCTCAGCCTTCAGGATCCACAGCAGCCTCTTCACCGTCAATCCGTGCTCCCCGACCAGGTCCATAGTCTACTCAGGGACGTGGTATGGGGAGAGGTGGAGGAAACATCTCAGGTTCTAGTGGTGGCCAGAATCACTTTTATGCACTCATAGGCCGACAGGATTCAGAGGCATCCCCAGATGTTGTCACAGGTATATTGACAATACATTCTCATGCCATTTATGCATTGATAGATCCCggctctacattttcatatattaCTCCATTTATTGCTGGTAAGCTTGACATGAGATCTGAGTTGTTGCCACAACCAGTTGATGTGTCTACGCCAGTTGGCGACTCTATTGTTGCTAATCATGTCTATCAAGGTTGTACAGTGTTAATTAATGACCGTCCAACTTCTGTTGATTTAGTGGAATTGGTTATGCTAGACTTCGATGTCATTAtgagtatggattggttggcagcttgttatgcTAATATTGATTGTCGTGCAAAGTTGGTCCGATTTCATTTTCCAGGTGAGCCTGTCCTTGAATGGAAAGGTAATGCAGCCACGCCCAAAGGTAAGTTTATTTCATACCTTAGGGCTCGGAAGTTTATTGCTAAAGGCTGTATATACCATCTGGTTCATGTCAGGGATATAAATAAAGAGCTAGCGACTCTTTAATCGGTTCCTATTGTGAATGAATTCTCGACGGTGTTCCCTGACGAGCTTCCAAGAATTCCCCCCGAAAGGGAAATTGATTTCACTATAGATTTGCTTTCTGATACGCAGCCTATATccattcctccctatagaatggctccTACAGAGCTAagggaattgaaggaacaactgaaggacttgctcgataaaggctttattaggccAAGTACATCCCCATGGGGTGCTCTGATGCTCTTTGTTCGAAAGAAAGATGGCTCcttgcggatgtgtattgactacaggCAACTAaataaagtcactatcaagaataagtatcctctTCCATGGATTGATGACTTGTTCGaccagttacaaggtgccaaATGCTTTTCGAAGATCGACTTGCGATCTGGTTATCATCAGCTACGAGTCAAGGATATTGATATCCCAAAAATAGCATTTAGGACGAGGTATAGCCATTTTGAATTCCTTGTCATGTATTTTGGGCTTACAAAttccccagcagcctttatggatcTTATGAACCGGGTATTCAAACCATTCTTGGATgaatttgtgattgtgtttattgatgatatcttgatatattcACGATCGGAAGCCGAGCATGCGGACCACTTGCGAGCTGTATTGCGAACTCTCCAAGACTAcaggttatatgctaaattctctaaatgtgaattttggctaacttCTATAGCTTTTCTTGGTCATGTTATTACCAACGATGGTATCAAGGTTGATGGCCAAAAGATTGAAGCTGTGATGACTTGGCCGAGGCCCTTGAATCCAACAAAGGTTCGTAGCTTTTTAGGCTTGGCAAGGTATTACCGAaggtttgtggaaggattttcctctatttcTGTACCATTGACGAAGCTGACACATAAGGGAGCTAAGTTTCAGTGGACTGAGGCATGTGAACAAAGTTTTCAGGAGCTAAAGAAAAGGCTTACGACGGCACCTGTCTTGACTCTTCTGGATGGCACCGAGGGTTAtgttgtctattgtgatgcctcgagaat comes from the Nicotiana sylvestris chromosome 4, ASM39365v2, whole genome shotgun sequence genome and includes:
- the LOC138868144 gene encoding uncharacterized protein; the encoded protein is MGRGGGNISGSSGGQNHFYALIGRQDSEASPDVVTGILTIHSHAIYALIDPGSTFSYITPFIAGKLDMRSELLPQPVDVSTPVGDSIVANHVYQGCTVLINDRPTSVDLVELVMLDFDVIMSMDWLAACYANIDCRAKLVRFHFPGEPVLEWKGI